The nucleotide sequence TTACCTATTTATTCGTGAATTCCCGAAAGAATGAAAGCCTTTATAAATCTAACAAACTATACATCTCACTATTACCTTATTTTCACGGCACTTATTCATGTTAAgactaaattaatttaaaagtaCACTTGAAACTATAGTTGTAGGTATCACAGTGAGACCCTTCGTAATTCCTATGGTGTATTTGAACCAAAGCTACAAATTGTAGTTTCTCACACATTTCAAAGGCTAATGCAAAAGCTGAAAGATGACTGTAGTGAGAGTGATAAAACTTTTCATGAAACAAGAACATAAACAATATACGCACATTTCATGAAGCCAGTCGCACACTACAGAGAATCACTTGGTATTATTTGCCAAAGAGAATGTTAATGACAGTTCTAAAAACAGGTCCTCTTTTGTTGCTAAGAACCTCCCTAACAGCGTTCTCATCAGGAACAAACCCCTTACCCTTCATTTCCTCGAGCAACTTCTCTGCCTCATCGATCTTCTCCTCCGTAACCAATCCCTCAAACACTGCACCATAAGTCTCAGCATTAGGTCTCATCCCTTTCTCCATCATCTCCAACAAATACTTCTTCGCATCCTTCAAAAACTTAGCATCAGAAGCAAGTCCCTTAATAATAACAGTGTAGGTATAAGCATTAGGACAAACCCCAGAAGCAAGCATACGCATGTAAGCTTTAAGAGCTTCTTTTGGTTGACCAGCATTGGCATAAGCTTCAATGATAGCGGTGTTGGCCACCACGTCGGGCATTTGGTTTTTGTCTTTGATCTGACCGAAAAGCTCCAATGCTTCGTGAGTTAAACCTTGTTGAGACAAAGCGTCGAACATCTTGACTGCGTGGTTGAATAGCCCGTCACCGGTTCGCATTTTGTGGAAGATTTGTTGCAAGTCTTTTGGGTCTTCAGGTTCTTCTATTGCTGGTTTTTTGCTGAATGGGTCGTAAGGGGGTGGTAGGTTTTTGCTAATTTCGGTGGGTTTTGTTGTTGTGGGGGTGTTTTCGTCGTCGGAATCGGAGTCGGAGAGAGAGAAGTTTATTTTGGTGTCGATGGTTTTGTTGGTGGATGTGAAATGGCGTGGAATGGGTAAAGGGAAAGTGTTGTTGGATttgaagatggaaaataaagCGCGAGATATTGGTGATGCAATTGTGCGTCTTGCTGCATACAAAGCCATTGATGCTATACTCTTTGTCAAGCAATGCAGTGCAGTAGCAAGGAGGAGGGGAGAGCGTGCTTTCTTTCTCCGTTACAAATCCTTCTGGAAAATTCCAAGGGTGGCGTCTAGTTAGCTTACATTCACCAAAGCCTAGGCCCAAACATCTAGAAACAACGAACGAACCAAATTACAAGTAAAGTGTTGAGTTGAATTTGGTTAAACTCATGATTCATAAGCAAAAATGTAAGAAGAAATGAGTGGAcataaattgatgtatttagtataaattttgaatcaattatgttaattttttattgaccaatttttccttatattttggGAGGGAGGGAGTATTCGTTAAGTTAACGAACTTAACCTTcgattcaaattaaaaaattagtaatTATTAAATCTCAAGTCATGTTCAAGTTGAATTGATTTATTATCGACCCAACTCAAGTTGTAGCTCACCATATCTAAAATTAACATCAaccataattattattttttgaataatttatgttcAACCcgcatccaaaaaaaaaaatacatattcacCTTTCcatcactaatataagcaacaaatcactttttagattcatttaatagCTGATGTATTTGACCTATAATATTTATTAGAAACATCAGTTATTCATATTTATTAGatacatcagttattcaatgaatctaaaaatttatttttttttaatttatttttttacttataatactGACTGGAGAGTGTATGGTTGATTCCACTTGTGAATGGATACaattgattttaagaaaatgttaacaagtgctctAATAACATTGTTTAAGCATCTAAAAGTATTaacttttgtattgaaaattgtacgATGATGACTTTAACAAatgtttgacttgtattttcaaggcataatttctttttgtggATTTCTTAAACAGTGCCCTTGTTAGCAAGACTCTTGATTTTAACATGTTGGTGTTATGTCAAGTAGATTTTATCTTACATGTATCTAGAATTTGTTCTAACATAAGAAatgatttgtagcttttgacgcaaaatataatttttacattcaactcgtttttaactaaaatttattttacccctcaataaaatataatttatttaaatcatttttttatgttatttcaaaaacaaGCATATTGTAAGTTGCACTAACGAGCTGTGTttctaactaattttttttaacattgagAATTGTCTCTTTTTAATATCACATTGTAtgttgtgagtttttttttttttttgtgtgcgaGTTTTCTTATGAAGAAGCCAAATGAAATTATTAACAGACTATTTcaattgaagataaaaaaaaaacagagagactACTTCAATTAAGCATAAGAGGTGTCTAAcgagaaataaaataaagtgtcaaatcACCAAGCATAAAGGAAACAAAAAGAATTTAATATAGCTTAGATGAGATGACACAAGTCTCCTTTATCTTAATTAAGGTTTCGAGTTTAAATCCAACCTTGAACATGCAGCATCGTTAAAACTCTTATAGAGAGTTTCCCGCTCATTTGGGTTTTACAGGGATTGGGAGATTAGTCTTTGCagtaaaatatatgatttatgtaaaaaaaaaaaaaaaaaaaaaaagagcctCGGTTATAAATAGGAATACACCATGTAGAGAGACGACGAAaaccaccaaaaataaaattcggTTTATTCGCCTTCAACCACCGCCATGAATGGAGCTTAATACTATCAAAAAGTTGCTTATGAGTTGACATtgtgttttttaaaattctcaaaCCGCGTTCTTTTCAAATCGCCTAAAGACATGTCAACCAAACAACTTGAAAGCATGCATTTGAAAGCATGTTTTTTAGTGTGAGTCGAATATTATCTTCACGCAACTGAAAAGACTAATCACTCGAATTAGATAAGatcgaaataaaagaaaaaactctaTTTAAAATTTGTTAGAATTAGACAAGATGGAAATAAAAGACAAAACTCTATTTAAAGTTTGTTATTTTGAGGGAAACTACTTAAATTGTCTTACTCTAATTTACTAATTTGAAGTGAATTgctcattttttatttggtgaACGGCACTTTCATCTTAAAAACTCCATATATCTTTATCGGTATCCATTTTCTTTGATGGagattacattaaaaaaaaaaaaaaaaaaaaaactcaaatatattttgtttagttaACGTAGCTATCCTGATGGAGATTAGAttacatatcttttttttttttttgacataatgGAGATTACATATCTTTAAATATGAAATTGGATAACAATTTGTCAATCGCAATCAACCATtaagtgttaatttttttttcgagtAAATTTCAAccgtgctttttttttttaaggaatttcaACCGTGTTTataaatagatatttttttttaagaataaaaaatgaaatatattaacaacggcAGTATATCCCCTTTAATATAAGTTGTGCTCAAGAGGTCGTCCCAAAAAAATACAAGTTGTTACTGTTCAAAGTCTAAAACAAGTGTTAGTCAATACCCAAACAAAGTAACGGGTCTGACACCTTTGAATACCTAAAGCAAAAGTAATGTTATTGGCTTTAAGCCACCACAACGAATTAAACTTAACCTTTTCCAACAGATGTATCATGGAATTTTAAATGTTATTGAAAAGTCTGTTATTCTATTGCGTCCATAAAATCCACACTCGCAGTAACCAAAGAAGCTGCATAAAAGATCTTCGTGTCCTTGAAGATCCTAAAGCATATGTAAACTGCAAAAAATAGTCATGAACAGAATACGGATCAGCTCCATAAACTCCTAGTCAATGTCGAATATGCTGCCATAAAGCTCCAAGAGTATTGCAATGAAAGAACGCATGAGGAGTCGTTTCGTCGTTTCCACACCCTGTGACACAGTACTTGGCCGTATGAAGTATAATGCCACGCGTTAGCAGATTGTTTCTTGTTGGTAGCCTATCCCGCAGTAGtcgccacctaggatagagacCTTC is from Medicago truncatula cultivar Jemalong A17 chromosome 1, MtrunA17r5.0-ANR, whole genome shotgun sequence and encodes:
- the LOC11412925 gene encoding pentatricopeptide repeat-containing protein At4g38150; translated protein: MALYAARRTIASPISRALFSIFKSNNTFPLPIPRHFTSTNKTIDTKINFSLSDSDSDDENTPTTTKPTEISKNLPPPYDPFSKKPAIEEPEDPKDLQQIFHKMRTGDGLFNHAVKMFDALSQQGLTHEALELFGQIKDKNQMPDVVANTAIIEAYANAGQPKEALKAYMRMLASGVCPNAYTYTVIIKGLASDAKFLKDAKKYLLEMMEKGMRPNAETYGAVFEGLVTEEKIDEAEKLLEEMKGKGFVPDENAVREVLSNKRGPVFRTVINILFGK